Genomic window (Verrucomicrobiia bacterium):
GCAGACGCACCGCGGCGGACGCCGAAAAACTCAATCCAACCAGCAAGCCCAACCAGGAAAAGCGACGTCGCCAAAAGGAAAATTTTGAATGTCTTTTCATAAGTGATAAATCCGGCACGGGCGGATTCTAACGCAATGCGCTCCGCGATGAAAAGCACTTCTGTTTGTCGAAGCGAACTCGGACGACTCCATAGTTTGTTGCCAGTCGCCTCACGGCGCCGTTCTCTCGTTTACGGCACGCGTCTCGAACCGCGAGCGCGTTCGCAAGTGTTCAAAAGAGAGGCTGACAAACTATTCCCGGTTTTCTACGCTCCCCATCAGTCTTATGAGAATCGCCATCATTTGTGCCGCGCTGCTTAGCGGTCAAAATTTTCTCTCCGTAAATGCCACGCCGGTGGCGCGGTGGTCCGAAGCGAAAGCGAACGCCTGGTATGCCAAACAACCCTGGCTGGTGGGTTGCAATTTCACGCCCAGCACCGCCATCAACCAACTGGAAATGTGGCAGGCTGAAACCTGGGATCCGCAAACCATTGATCGGGAACTGCGCTGGGCGCACGACCTGGGCTTCACCAGCGTGCGGGTGTTTCTGCACGATCTGGTTTGGAAAAACGACCGCGCCGGTTTGCTCAAACGCATGGATCAATTCCTGACAATGGCGCGCCGGCATCAGATCGGCGTGATGTTTGTCTTCTTCGACAGCGTGTGGGATCCGTATCCGCACGCCGGACCGCAACGCGCACCCCGACCACACGTGCATAATTCCGGCTGGGTGCAAAGTCCCGGACAGGACATTTTGCAAGACCCGGCGCGGCAGGATGAATTGAAAGATTACGTGCAGGGAGTCATCAAACGCTTCGGTAAAGATCGGCGCGTGCAAGTTTGGGATTTGTTCAATGAGCCGGACAATCTCGTGCCCCAATACCGCGGTCAATTGCTCTCCAACAAAGTGGCCCTGGCCACGCTGCTGTTGCGCAAAACCTTCACCTGGGCGCGCGAAATGGAACCCACGCAACCGCTGACTTCCGGCGTGTGGATCGGGCATTGGAGCGACCCGAACCGGCTCTCCGCCACCGAGTGGGTGCAGGTGGAGGAATCCGATGTCATTAGTTTCCACACTTACGATTCGCTCCCCGGCGCGCAGAAATGCGTGCAAAACCTGCGTCGCTACAATCGTCCCCTGCTCTGCACCGAATACATGGCGCGCGGCCAGGGCAGCACGTTTGATCCGGTGCTGGGTTATTTTCGTGCCCAAAATGTGGGCGCGTATTGCTGGGGTTTTGTGGATGGCAAAACGCAGACGATTTATCCGTGGAACTCGTGGGACAAAACTTACACCAGCGAACCTCAGCCGTGGTTTCACGACATCCTGCGTCGGGACGGCTCGCCCTACGATCCGAAGGAAACGGATTACATCAAGTCCGTAACCCAAGCGCAGCGGTAATCAGCGCGGACGAATGACTGCGCCAAGCTTTGTCCACGCCCACCGGCGCCACTGATCCGGTCCAGCAGACAAAAGCTGAGCCCCACCAGCCAAACATTTTGGGAGTTGGCTGGGGTTGTGTCCCGACAACCGGATCACCGGCGGCAAGATCATGAGTTCGCACACGCGCGACGTGCAGAGCCGGGCGGCCACGGCCCTGCGCCTGGCGGCGCAGGCGCTGAACCAGGCGCAAAACTATTTTGGCGACCTCTACCGGCGTTGGAAGGCGCGGCTCGGGACGCCCAAGGCGATCACGGCCATGGCGCATAAGTTGGCGCGCATCCTGTGGCACCTGTGCAAATATCGGGAAGCCTTCAACCCGGAGGTCTTCCAAAAGGAGGAGGAAAGAATGCAGCGCAAGAAACTGGCCCGCCTGCACCATACCGCCACCGCCCTCGGCCTCAGGCTCGTTCCCGCCCAATGACTTAACCCATCAGCTTATCAGGAGGAGACGGCATTTTCGTCATTTCGAGTGGTCTTGTGTGGACTTCACTGAGCCGTCCTCATTATACCAAGTCCATGTCCCGACCTGCTTGCCGCCCTTGTAAACGCCGTAATAATTCGTGCGACCCGACGCGAAGTAACCTGTGTCCGCCCCCTCGGCAACGTGGTGGTCATAATGCTGGACATAGCACTTCGAGCCATCGGGGCTGTAGGCGATAAACTCGCCGTGATACTTCCCGTCGTCGTAATGAATCTGGTGGCTCTTCTGTCCATTGACGAAATACGTAATCCAAATGCCAGCGAAATTTGTGGGCGGTGCGACCCAGACATTGCGGAGGCTTGGTGAAAGTGTGCGCTCGAATAGAATGTCTCCTTTGTTGCGAAACCAGCAAGTCAGCATCCACGCATCATCAAGACGATATGACTGACTGTGAGAACCTCCTGAACCCATCCCCCACATAGGAGTCACATGGTATGGCGAAAGCAACTCTAGCAGGTTCGTCTTTGTCATACCGTTGGTGATGGAGCTGACAACTGCCTCCCAATTCGTGCGCGAGGGCGCAGTGTAACTGGAGCGCAATATCTTGGCTGCGGCATCCCTGACCTCTTGAGACGGAGAACCAAGGTCATCTGCCGGAGAACCGATAAGGCAGGTTCGCCAACAGCAAATCAGAAGCAGGATGAGCAATCGCGTGGTCATGGGCATTGCCGTCTAGTCAGTATGGCTTTTGCTGGGAGCGGAAGCGGTGTCTGCTCTCCGGGATGAGCGTGGGTTACGCCGCGTGAGCGGCGCCGAGCCACAAGTTGTGGGACTTGCGCCCCAGACAACAATGATGACCGCAAGAGCAAACACCATGAAGACCTACATACTCCGCGACCCCAACCGTGTCGAGCCGCAAAAACCAGCGCGCGCGCCGCGGGTCGCACTCCCGCCCCCGCCCCAACCCATCACCCCGCCCGGACCGACGTTGTTCGTCGGTCTGGACGTGCACAACGACAGCATCGCCGTTTCCATCGCGCCGTCCGACAGCCCCGAGGTGCGGCGTTACGGCATCATCGGCGGGACGCATGACGACGTGCGCAAGCTGCTTCTGAAGTTGAAAGCCGCGCATCCAGGCGTGGCGTTGCAGTGTTGTTACGAGGCCGGGCCGCGCGGGTATCCGTTGTGCCGGTTCATCCGCAGTCACGGGTGCGAATGCCTCATCGTGGCGCCGTCGAAGATTCCCCGCGCGCCGGGCGACCGCGTGAAGACGGACCGACGGGATGCGGATCAACTGGCGCGGTTGTTCCGCGCGGGCGAACTCACGGGCATCTACGTGCCCGATCCGCAGGACGAGGCGGTGCGGGACTTGATCCGCGCCCGTTACCAGGTCAGCAAGCAACAACACCGCGCGCGGCAGCAGCTCAAGATGTTTTTGCTGCGGCAAAATATCCGCTACGCCGGGACCAAGCCGTGGACACAGAAGCATCGGAACTATCTGGCGACGGTGAAGCTGCCGTATGCGGAGCAGCAATGGGTGTTTCAAGAGCTGGTCCACGTGATCACGGAGGCGGGCGAACGCTTGGAACGGTATGAGAAGCAGATCGCCAGCGTGGTGGAGACGTGGCGGTGGCAGCCGGTGGTCAAAGCGTTGCTGAGTCTGCGCGGGGTGGCGGCGTTGACGGGGGCGACGCTGGTGGCGGAGTTGGGCGACCTGCACCGGTTTGATACCGCGCCGCAGTTGATGAGTTACCTGGGGTTGTGCCCGAGCGAACACACCAGTGGGCCAACGCGCCAGCAAGGCGGGATCACCAAGCTGGGCAACGGGATGGCGCGCAAGGCGATGATCGAAGCGGCGTGGAACAACAGCCGCGCCCCGCGCATGAGCCGCACGGTGCTGGCGCGGCAGGCCGGATTGCCCAAAGCGGTGACCGACGCTTCGTGGGCGGCGCAGACCCGGCTGCATCAAAGATACAAACACCTGACGGGCGTGGGCCGCAAGAAATCCCCAGTGGCGGCGGCGGCGTTGGGGCGGGAACTGGCGGGGTTCGTGTGGGCGATTGGCCGGATGGTCCCGCCGCGAGCGCTGACGAGTGAAGGGAAGCAGACCGCCTGAGGGCGGGAGCCAAGACCAAGACCGCTTTTAATAAAAAGACCAAGAATGAAAACCAGCGCCTGTCAGACTTGATCGTGCCGGAGACAGGGACCCGGTCAGGCGAAACGCTTGATGGTCGTTTGAGGCGGTAACCAATCCGATCCTCGTGCCTAGACTAAGCAAACCGTCGCGTCGGACCGTGTTCTGTTGATAACTTCGCGTGCCGCGCGAGCTGTGCGCGAGTGGACTCACGTATCTCAGCATTGATCACCGCAGGAAGCCCAGCGTTCCTGTCTCCGACCCGATCCAGAAGACGGTGAAGAAAATGCCGGAAGCAAAACAAAGATTTTCCGGAGCGCAGCAGCACTGTGCGCTTGACAGAATTAAGCCATATCAACGACAAAAGCTCAGCGACCTGGTGCAGGGTGCGCTACGATTGCAACTGCGGCGCGAAGCCCGAGCTCGCGCATGGTTAGGCGGCAACATCCTCATATGTGAGCGATAGTTGCATTGGCTTGCTTGTCGCCATATCAAATCATTGTGCAAGCAAACATTGCGCCAGCGAACTGAGGCCGCCCAAATTACCTGTCAAGCTGTGGTTTCCCAGAGCTCGGTGGAGTGTTCGTTCCATAACGCGACACGAAGCGAGCTGCATCCGTACGGGCGCCTCCTGCCCAATTCCCAGACGCATAGTTAACTGTCAGCGTCATGTGGCTCATTCAAAGGAACGGCCGGTGACACGCTCTCAGTTTGGCGGCATGCCAGCGCCACGACCCCAAAGCCATCATCGCCATGGCGCACACTTGAGCGACTTGGGAAGCCGCGAAAGAAATTCGGCCGAGCCGAAGGTCCGCCGGGCCGAGCGAGCGGGAGCAAGCGAGTTCATTTGGCCCGCATCCTCTGGCATCTGCTCAAATACCAACAGCCGTTCAATCCGGAAGTCTTCACCAAAGAAGAAGCGAAAATGAAAGGCAGAAAACTGGCTCACCTCCAAAACATTGTCGCGTCACTCCAATACCAACTCGTCCCCCAACCATGAAAACCAAGAACTTACAGAGCTAGTTTCTCAGGAGGTCACAGCCTCATTTGTTTGTCTGTCTTTGCAGCCATAACAGCTTCGATTCCTCCAAAACTCGCTCCAGCACTCCTGTGCCGATACGTTTCTCAATCTCAGTCTTGGAAACCTCGTTATAACCTTTGACGCTCTCAATCAATGCCTCAGTCACAGAACATCCAGCCACTGGGTGCATTACAATCTGATGCCGGCTAAGAAGGTTGCTGCGATATACATCAATCCACGGCACTGGCATGCCCCAAGTCTTCAAGACCAACTTCCCATCTGCTATGTCTCTCTGTGCTTCTGCCTTTCCATTTTGATACGCAGTTTTGAGCACATCACTTTTATGGAGATCCGACTCTGTTTCCCTCGGTTGCCGTGAGCAGCCGACCGTAACTACAATCATGCAGACTAAGAATAAATAGGCGTTCCAACTATTCATGGCGCATGATGTGGCATAACAGTTAAGTGAGCGATAGTTGCATCTGGCCTATTTGTCGCGTGATCATTGTGTCCGTAAATTGAGGTTGCCCAAACCACTTGTCAAGCTGTGACTTCCCAAAGCTAGGGCATTTTAAGTATTGCTATAACCGCCGACATGACGCAGCGGGCCTTCCAACCACAAGCCAAGCGTTGGGGTCAAACGGACGACCGCCCTTGACTCGGGACGAGCACCGGCGCGGCCGCGTCTTGGACTGCGGCAGTCTTCTGCCGCTCTGGAATCATCGGCCCGCGACCGAAAAGCGGCAGAAGACTGCCGCACTCCAAAACCTCGCGGACGGAGGCGACGTACTGGCAGTGGATCAGCCGGTAATGCGCCCCACCACCCCACGTCTCATCCTTCGTAAATCATCCCTCGTAATTCGCCCCCATTCCCCATTCCTTTGCCAATCATTCCTTTGTCTTCCCGTTCGCGTATTTCGGGTATTTCGTGGTTGTATTTTCCCTGGAAGGAGCGAGCGCTTTAGAAAAGTTTGCCGCGCAGGTTTTTGCGTGCATCGGTTGTCGTTTTGCGCCGTAATAGCGGTGTTCGACCACAGGCAAAGTTGGAATAACTTTTTCCGCACGTTGAAACGGGTCGGCAAATAACATGATTAAATTTCTCCTCATCAGTGTCGCGCTCCTGGGAGCGCAGCTCAATTTGGTGGCCGCCCCGACCCCGCGCGCCGCCTTATTGAGCGACCCGCATCTGACCCAGAATGAAGCGTTGATTGATGCAATTGCGGGACAGGTGGCGGCGGCAGGTTATGCCGCGGAGCGCATTACGGTTAATCAACTGGCTGACCCGGCGCAACTGAACCGCAATCGGTTTGATCTGCTGGTGTTGTGCGAAGCGGAGTCCTTGCCCGCAAAGGCGGCTCCCGCCATTGAGAACTTCCTCAAACAAGGCGGCGACTTGCTAGCGCTCGGATTGCCAGCCTGGAAAAATCCGCAATTCCAAATCAACGATCGCTGGATTTCCCGCGCCGATTATGAGCACACCCTCGCTGAGCAACGCCCGACGCATTGGCTGTTCAATTTCGAGGCCGACAACCTCGATGCTTGGCGGCGCACCGCGGATAATCCAGATAACCCCGCCCATTATGAGATCGTGGATGTCGGCGGGACAAAAGCGCTGCACGCCAGCATCGGCAAATTCACCGGCTGGGATACCTTTCAGAGTCCGACGCGGCAACAGCCATTTCCAGCGGGACATTCGTTGACCTGCTTTCGCGCCAAAGGTTCAGCGCACACCAAACAACTGGCATTGGAATGGACTGAACGTGACGGTTCGCGCTGGATTGCCACGGTAAATCTGACGGATGAATGGAAGCAGTATGCGCTGCCTCCCGAAGCTTTCAAAGCGTGGCGGCCGCCCGGCGAACACGTTGGCACGAACGATCAGTTGCGCGTTGAGAAGGTGGCGCGGTTGGTAGTGGGATTGGCTTATTCGCACACCGCGCTGGAAAGCGGCGCGCAAGCGTATTGGATCGCGGATATTGGCACGGCGGCGAATCCCTTCGGGGCGGCAACCTTACCGGATAATTTTGAGCCGCCGCATTGGGAAAGTTTAGCTCCGACGTACCAATGCTTCCCCATCAACCACGGCTCAAACCCCACGGTTCAACTCGAATGGTTGACGGCCAATCTCTCGAATCCGACCGCGCCCGCAGCCTTGGTGAAACTACCCGTAGCGCCAGATTCGACATGGCTGGGACTGCATCCCCGCCCGCGCGGAGTGGGCTTCAATCAAGCGCGCGCCTATCGTTGGGCGCCGCTGCTGGCGGTGCGCGACGCGGACACGCACGATTATCGCGGGGCCATGGCGGCGTTATTGATCCACTCCCAACCGCCCTATCGCGGCAGCGTCTGGGCCGCGTTCACTCCGGCGGAATTGGAATTTTATCAGCAGCCGTTGGTGCGGAATTGTTTGCGCCAAACCTTGTCGCGGATGCGCCGCGGATTGTTCCTGACCGAAGGCGGTGCCGAATTTTTCACGGTGTTCCCGGACCAAACGGTGCCCATTGGGCTCCGCGCGGTGAACTTTGGTCGCACCACTCCGACAAATCTCACGTTGCGCCTGTCCACGCGCGAGGCGAGCAATCCGATCCAAGGACTGACCATCAGCGGCAGTCCCGTTCTCGCGCCGGATCAAACAGCGCAGCTCAGCCAACCCTGGCAGCCCGAATCATGGCCGCGCAACGGCTGGCAAGTCGTCAGCGAACTGCTCGTTGACGGTCAGGTGGTGGATCGGTTGGAACATCCCCTTCACGTGTGGCGGCCCGCGGCGCATCCGCAATTCATGGTCGCGAGCAACGGCGGTTTCTGGCTCGGCAACCAACCGTGGAAAGCGCACGGCGTAAATTACATGCCCTCCAGCGGTCTCGGCTTGGCGAACTGGCGGCACTTCGAGCATTGGGTTGGGCGCGGCGCGTATGACCCGGAAGTCATTCAACGCGACTTGGAACGAGTCAAAGGCATGAACCTGAACGCCGTGAGTGTGTTCATTTATCATCAATCCCTCGACGCCCAACACCTGTTGGATTTCCTCCGACGCTGTGAAACGCTGGGCTTGAAAGTGAATCTTTCGCTGCGGCCCGGCACGCCGTTGAATTTCCGTTGGGGTGAAATGCGCGAAATGATTCAAACCTTGCGCCTTGCCCAAAACGACACGGTCTTCGCTTACGATCTGGCCTGGGAACCCAGCCACGGACCGCACGACGCCCAGGTGCGCGCCTACCTATCGAACTGGAACGAATGGATTCAACAACATTATGCGTCGCGGCGCGATTTGGTGACGGCCTGGGGCGAGAGTATTGTCGCTCAACTCACCAACGCAACGCCGGCCAACGTCCCGTGGGCTATTCCGCCGATACACTGGATCACGCAGGATGGACCGTGGCGACGTTGCATTGCCGATTACCGCCAATTCCTCGATGCAAAGGTGGCCGCAGCGTACGCCGAGGCGCGGCGTCTGGTGCAATCCGTTGACCCACATCACTCCGTCAGCTTCCGCATGCAACACGCCGGCGATCCCACCTTCAACTGGGACGGTTTTATTCCGTATGATTTTTACGGCTTGCGGGACGCCGTGGACCTTTGGGAACCGGAAGCGTATGGGCGCATTGGCGATTGGGAAAAAGTGAGGCCGGGCCGGTTCACTGCGGATTACGCGCGGCTCTGTGATCCCGGCAAACCAATCTTCTGGTCGGAGATGGGTTACTCGGTTTGGGATCGCCAATTGATGCAACCAGGCGTGACGCAACAAAATTTCCAAGCGCAGTATTTCAGCGATTTCTATCGGCTGCTGGACGCATCCGATGTGGATGGAATTTTCTACTGGTGGTATCCGGGCGGCTATCGGCTGAACGAGCAAAGCGATTACGGCATCATCAACCCCGACGGCACTGACCGACCGGTGACCCAAGTCATCCGAAAACGCGGCGCGGAATTTTTGGCGCGGCCGAAACAGACCGCACCGCCGGACTACTGGATTTCCGTGAATCGCGACCGTGACGCGCGCGGTTTGTTTGGGATTTACGAAGCCGTCCAAGCGGATTACTGGAAAGCCATTGCCGCAGGCAAACGGCCCGGTTTGCGCTGGTCACATCCGCCGGGCGCGGCGACGGAAACTTCGCGATAACGCCAACGGGTGAGCGACGCCGACGGCCCGCCGGGACGATACGGATGCGAATGTGCTGGCGTTCAATGCTTCGGCTCGAAGCGAAAGATTTGCGCCGCGTGCGCCGGGACATCCAGATACAAGCCGAATTGTGTGAGATCGCTGCCAACGCGCTCAAAAACTTCAGCGCCGAGCCAATCGCGCAAGCTCCAGTCGTATTCGTCCAATGCTGGAAAATTCAGCGGCGCATAGGCCTGGCCGCGATTCGCACTCAAATTGACCACCACCAGATCAAATCGGTTTTGCGTTCCCGGCCAAAGCACGAGAA
Coding sequences:
- a CDS encoding 1,4-beta-xylanase, which codes for MRIAIICAALLSGQNFLSVNATPVARWSEAKANAWYAKQPWLVGCNFTPSTAINQLEMWQAETWDPQTIDRELRWAHDLGFTSVRVFLHDLVWKNDRAGLLKRMDQFLTMARRHQIGVMFVFFDSVWDPYPHAGPQRAPRPHVHNSGWVQSPGQDILQDPARQDELKDYVQGVIKRFGKDRRVQVWDLFNEPDNLVPQYRGQLLSNKVALATLLLRKTFTWAREMEPTQPLTSGVWIGHWSDPNRLSATEWVQVEESDVISFHTYDSLPGAQKCVQNLRRYNRPLLCTEYMARGQGSTFDPVLGYFRAQNVGAYCWGFVDGKTQTIYPWNSWDKTYTSEPQPWFHDILRRDGSPYDPKETDYIKSVTQAQR
- a CDS encoding IS110 family transposase produces the protein MKTYILRDPNRVEPQKPARAPRVALPPPPQPITPPGPTLFVGLDVHNDSIAVSIAPSDSPEVRRYGIIGGTHDDVRKLLLKLKAAHPGVALQCCYEAGPRGYPLCRFIRSHGCECLIVAPSKIPRAPGDRVKTDRRDADQLARLFRAGELTGIYVPDPQDEAVRDLIRARYQVSKQQHRARQQLKMFLLRQNIRYAGTKPWTQKHRNYLATVKLPYAEQQWVFQELVHVITEAGERLERYEKQIASVVETWRWQPVVKALLSLRGVAALTGATLVAELGDLHRFDTAPQLMSYLGLCPSEHTSGPTRQQGGITKLGNGMARKAMIEAAWNNSRAPRMSRTVLARQAGLPKAVTDASWAAQTRLHQRYKHLTGVGRKKSPVAAAALGRELAGFVWAIGRMVPPRALTSEGKQTA